The Rana temporaria chromosome 4, aRanTem1.1, whole genome shotgun sequence genome contains a region encoding:
- the LOC120935406 gene encoding protein HEXIM1-like, with protein sequence ELGRKRHRRLPSKKKRSWKPYNKLTWEEKKRLEERESQRASKMRAEMFAKGQPVDPYNTTKFLQKDFSETYEKYHVESLQDMSKQELIREYMELEKCMSRMEEENNRLRSQQADSPRLHELEMELEKLKEENRRLRRKQVVADPMGH encoded by the coding sequence gagctgggcagaaagaggcaccgccggctaccctccaagaagaagaggtcctggaagccgtataacaagctgacctgggaggagaagaagcgactggaggagagggagtcgcagcgggcgtccaagatgcgggccgagatgttcgccaagggccaacCGGTGGACCCTTACAACACCACCAAGTTCCTGCAGAAGGACTTTTCCGAGACCTACGAGAagtaccacgtggagagcctgcaggacatgagcaagcaggagctgatccgtgagtacatggagctggagaagtgcatgagccgcatggaggaggagaacaaccgcctgaggtcacagcaggccgactcccccaggctccatgaactggagatggagctggagaagctcaaagaggagaaccggcggctgcggaggaagcaggtggtggctgaccctatggggcactga